Proteins from a single region of Acidobacteriota bacterium:
- a CDS encoding HAD family phosphatase encodes MLAGVIFDFDGVLADSEPVHLQVFQDVLDQIGITLTAEEYYERYLGYSDRDAFAEVFRDRGVTMDAAEIEALLERKKGLFPRAIGDHTLYAGAAACVARVAGRVPIAIASGALRQEIELILDRSGLRDRFPVIVAAGETPRSKPAPDPYARAFELLRESGALRAGATPADVVAIEDSEWGLQAARGAGLRTVAVLTSYQRDKLPSADAWLPSIADVTLDVLDEVVSRARATT; translated from the coding sequence ATGCTCGCAGGTGTGATCTTCGACTTCGATGGCGTGCTCGCGGACAGCGAGCCCGTCCACCTGCAGGTCTTCCAGGACGTGCTCGACCAGATCGGCATCACGCTGACGGCCGAGGAGTACTACGAGCGATACCTCGGTTACAGCGACAGGGACGCCTTCGCGGAAGTGTTCCGCGACAGGGGCGTGACGATGGACGCCGCGGAGATCGAGGCACTGCTGGAACGCAAGAAGGGCCTGTTTCCGCGGGCAATCGGCGATCACACCCTGTACGCCGGCGCGGCGGCGTGCGTGGCGCGCGTGGCGGGGCGCGTGCCGATCGCGATCGCGTCCGGCGCGCTGCGCCAGGAGATCGAGCTGATTCTCGATCGGAGCGGACTCCGCGATCGCTTCCCGGTGATCGTCGCCGCCGGCGAGACGCCGCGCAGCAAGCCGGCGCCCGATCCCTATGCCCGTGCGTTCGAACTGCTTCGCGAGTCAGGCGCGCTGCGCGCCGGTGCAACACCTGCCGACGTCGTGGCGATCGAGGACTCCGAATGGGGCCTGCAAGCCGCGCGCGGCGCGGGCCTGCGGACGGTGGCGGTGCTGACCTCGTATCAGCGCGACAAGCTGCCGAGCGCCGACGCGTGGCTGCCGTCGATCGCCGACGTCACGCTCGACGTCCTCGACGAGGTGGTGTCGCGCGCGAGGGCTACGACGTGA
- a CDS encoding acyl-CoA dehydrogenase family protein — MIGSTAAAFVEQEVWTRREALEAKDWALARSLVHQCGELGLLGVDVPEAFGGVGLDVVSSVIVSEAMGRYASFATTTGAHMGLCVIPILWFGTPEQRAAYLPQLTAGTMVGAYGLSEAASGSDALGARATATRLPDGGYELNGEKLWITNCGFADLFVVFAKVDGEHFTAFLVPRTTPGVTPGREEHKMGLHGSSTAPLLLQGARVGADAVLGEVGKGHKVAFTVLNYGRFKLGAMTTGGAKFMLKDAARYAAERRQFGQPIANFGAIRMKLSEMAARTYAAESALYRLAGSLDDTELPHESRARVFEQHAVEASILKVLASETLQYVLDEDVQIHGGNGFVRDYPAEGAYRDARVNRIFEGTNEINRLLLAGQIVRAAAKGEIPLIAAAKALPGQFPLLPLTPPEEPVALLAHVASGLRQATILLAGAAMQRYQERLADEQEVLMWIADLAIDAYAIDSTAIRAARAIARGDASVDTHRHAALIAATEAALRADTLLRRALPAVLDGDVLRIALSGARRLLKLPPVDQRPWRRALAASL; from the coding sequence ATGATCGGGTCGACGGCGGCAGCGTTCGTCGAGCAGGAGGTGTGGACGCGCCGGGAGGCACTCGAGGCGAAGGACTGGGCGCTCGCGCGGTCGCTCGTACACCAATGCGGCGAACTCGGCCTGCTCGGCGTCGACGTCCCGGAGGCGTTCGGCGGCGTGGGACTCGACGTCGTCAGCTCCGTCATCGTCTCCGAAGCGATGGGCCGCTACGCGTCGTTCGCCACGACGACAGGTGCGCACATGGGACTGTGCGTCATCCCGATTCTGTGGTTCGGCACGCCGGAGCAGCGCGCGGCATACCTGCCGCAACTCACGGCGGGTACGATGGTGGGCGCTTACGGATTGAGCGAGGCGGCGTCGGGATCCGACGCGCTCGGCGCGCGTGCCACTGCCACGCGACTGCCCGATGGCGGTTACGAGCTCAACGGCGAGAAGCTCTGGATCACCAACTGCGGGTTCGCCGATCTCTTCGTCGTCTTCGCCAAGGTCGACGGCGAGCACTTCACCGCATTCCTCGTGCCGCGCACGACGCCCGGCGTGACGCCCGGACGCGAGGAACACAAGATGGGGCTGCACGGATCGTCGACGGCGCCGCTGCTGTTGCAGGGCGCACGCGTCGGAGCCGACGCCGTGCTCGGTGAGGTCGGCAAGGGACACAAGGTCGCGTTCACGGTCCTCAACTACGGCCGCTTCAAGCTCGGCGCCATGACGACGGGCGGGGCGAAGTTCATGCTGAAGGACGCCGCTCGGTACGCGGCGGAGCGACGGCAGTTCGGGCAGCCCATCGCGAACTTCGGTGCGATCAGGATGAAGCTGTCCGAGATGGCGGCGCGTACCTACGCCGCGGAGAGCGCGCTGTATCGACTCGCGGGCTCGCTCGATGACACGGAACTGCCGCATGAGTCGCGCGCGCGTGTGTTCGAGCAGCATGCCGTCGAGGCGTCGATCCTGAAGGTGCTCGCGAGCGAGACGCTGCAGTACGTGCTCGACGAGGACGTCCAGATCCACGGCGGGAACGGCTTCGTTCGCGACTATCCGGCCGAAGGGGCGTATCGCGACGCGCGCGTGAACCGCATCTTCGAGGGGACCAACGAGATCAACAGGCTGCTGCTCGCGGGTCAGATCGTCCGCGCGGCGGCGAAGGGCGAGATTCCGCTGATCGCCGCCGCGAAAGCGCTGCCGGGCCAGTTCCCGTTGCTGCCGCTCACGCCGCCAGAGGAACCTGTCGCACTGCTGGCGCACGTCGCGTCCGGGCTCAGGCAGGCCACGATCCTGCTTGCCGGGGCGGCGATGCAGCGCTACCAGGAGCGGCTCGCCGACGAGCAGGAGGTCCTGATGTGGATCGCGGACCTCGCCATCGACGCGTACGCCATCGACAGCACGGCGATCCGCGCGGCGCGTGCCATCGCGCGTGGCGACGCGTCTGTGGACACACATCGCCACGCGGCGCTCATCGCCGCCACCGAAGCCGCGCTGCGTGCCGACACGCTCCTGCGGCGCGCGCTGCCAGCCGTGCTCGACGGCGACGTCCTCCGCATCGCCCTCTCCGGCGCCAGGCGCCTGCTGAAGCTCCCGCCGGTAGACCAACGCCCCTGGCGCCGCGCATTGGCCGCATCGCTGTAG
- a CDS encoding transglutaminase family protein codes for MTPDEVSAFLTLAQRPGEDDLAEAALHLARLEYPALRTTDTLAQLQVLSERARLHVQSSATHGDVLGHLQSLGQFLFDDEGFSGSPDDYDDPRNSFLNDVLTRRTGIPITLSVVYMHVGRRAGLWLEGVNFPGHFLVRCKGLLGDAAPTEDLILDPFHGGIVLTERDCARLLSKHAGSDSRFDRVLLAPAFKAQILVRMLVNLKRAYAKLRSFARARDVSDLLLALDPTSLTELRDRGLLSYQMGHFGVALADLERYLALTSRRPRRDEGDDESDEREEFEALWEHVKQLRRRVASLN; via the coding sequence GTGACACCCGACGAGGTCTCGGCGTTCCTGACGCTGGCGCAGCGGCCGGGCGAGGACGACCTGGCGGAAGCCGCGCTGCATCTTGCGCGGCTCGAGTATCCGGCGCTGCGGACCACCGACACGCTTGCGCAGTTGCAGGTACTGTCGGAGCGCGCGCGCCTACACGTGCAGTCGTCGGCAACGCACGGGGACGTGCTGGGCCACCTTCAGAGTCTCGGCCAGTTCCTCTTCGACGACGAGGGCTTTTCCGGCAGTCCCGACGACTACGACGACCCTCGGAACAGCTTCCTCAACGACGTCCTGACGCGGCGCACCGGCATTCCCATCACCCTGTCGGTGGTCTACATGCACGTGGGCAGGCGCGCCGGGCTGTGGCTCGAAGGCGTGAATTTCCCGGGCCATTTCCTCGTGCGCTGCAAGGGCCTGCTCGGCGACGCGGCACCGACCGAGGACCTGATCCTCGATCCGTTCCACGGCGGCATCGTGCTCACCGAACGTGACTGCGCGCGGTTGCTCTCGAAGCACGCCGGATCGGACTCACGGTTCGATCGCGTGCTGCTGGCGCCGGCGTTCAAGGCGCAGATCCTGGTGCGGATGCTCGTGAACCTGAAGCGAGCCTACGCGAAGCTTCGATCGTTCGCGCGGGCTCGCGACGTCTCCGATCTGTTGCTGGCCCTCGACCCGACGTCGCTGACCGAGCTCCGCGACAGGGGCCTGCTCTCCTACCAGATGGGCCACTTCGGCGTGGCGCTCGCCGACCTCGAGCGCTATCTCGCCCTCACCTCCCGTCGTCCGCGCCGCGACGAGGGCGATGACGAGTCGGACGAGCGGGAGGAGTTCGAGGCGCTCTGGGAGCACGTCAAGCAACTGCGCCGCCGCGTCGCCTCACTCAACTGA
- a CDS encoding acetyl-CoA C-acyltransferase, whose product MTDAVLVAAVRTPAGKAPKGRFRYMRPDDLAALALQAALARVPALDPALVDDVMLGCAMPEAEQGMNVARIASLRAGVPHTASAVTVNRFCASGLEAIACAVDRIRAGSADVVLAGGTESMSLVPMGGHKIAPNPTLVAGYPDVYLTTGLVAENHAREYGISREAQDAYALESHRRAIAAQQAGRFDAEIVPVVCQGQIDRVEVTADEGPRADTSLDALAKLRPAFHAKGTVTAGNSSQMSDGAAAVVVMSETRARELGLTALARLVAYATAGVEPERFGIGPVPAVRKLLVRTGLTLDDIDLIELNEAFASQVLACAHDLDLDLAKVNVNGGAIALGHPLGCTGAKLTATIVHELARRKARYGIVTMCVGGGMGAAGLIENLGPRA is encoded by the coding sequence GTGACAGATGCCGTTCTCGTCGCCGCCGTCAGGACACCTGCCGGCAAGGCTCCGAAGGGCCGGTTCCGATACATGCGTCCCGACGATCTCGCCGCACTGGCCCTCCAGGCGGCGCTCGCGCGCGTACCGGCGCTCGATCCCGCGCTCGTGGACGACGTGATGCTGGGTTGCGCGATGCCCGAAGCCGAACAGGGCATGAACGTGGCGCGCATCGCCAGCCTGCGCGCGGGCGTGCCGCATACGGCGTCGGCCGTGACGGTGAATCGCTTCTGCGCGTCGGGCCTCGAAGCGATCGCGTGTGCCGTCGATCGCATCAGAGCGGGAAGCGCCGACGTGGTGCTCGCCGGCGGTACCGAGTCGATGAGCCTCGTGCCGATGGGCGGCCACAAGATCGCGCCGAACCCGACGCTCGTGGCCGGCTATCCGGATGTGTACCTGACGACGGGCCTCGTCGCCGAGAACCACGCACGCGAGTATGGCATCTCGCGCGAGGCGCAGGACGCGTACGCGCTGGAGAGTCATCGCCGCGCCATCGCCGCACAGCAGGCAGGACGCTTCGACGCCGAGATCGTCCCGGTGGTGTGCCAGGGACAGATCGATCGCGTCGAGGTGACCGCAGACGAGGGTCCCCGTGCCGACACGTCGCTCGACGCATTGGCGAAGCTCAGACCCGCGTTCCATGCGAAGGGCACCGTGACGGCGGGTAACTCGTCGCAAATGAGCGATGGCGCGGCCGCCGTTGTCGTGATGAGCGAGACGCGCGCGCGGGAACTCGGTCTCACGGCGCTCGCACGCCTCGTCGCGTACGCCACGGCTGGCGTGGAGCCGGAGCGGTTCGGCATCGGCCCCGTACCCGCCGTGCGCAAGCTGCTCGTGCGAACCGGCCTCACGCTCGACGACATCGACCTCATCGAGCTGAACGAAGCGTTCGCGAGCCAGGTGCTCGCGTGCGCGCACGATCTGGACCTCGACCTCGCGAAAGTGAACGTCAACGGCGGCGCGATCGCGCTCGGCCATCCGCTCGGCTGCACCGGCGCGAAGCTCACGGCGACGATCGTGCACGAACTGGCGCGGCGCAAGGCACGGTACGGCATCGTGACGATGTGCGTGGGAGGCGGGATGGGAGCCGCCGGCCTCATCGAGAACCTGGGACCGCGCGCGTGA
- a CDS encoding 1,4-dihydroxy-6-naphthoate synthase yields the protein MRDLTFGYSPCPNDTFAFHALTFGLVDAPFRVKPVLLDIEELNRRAHDGEFDLTKLSVGAFAAVGDRYRLLRSGAALGRGVGPLVVARAAMSLADAARGRVAIPGRETTAYRLLRLALERQGGSLRGEPELPEFVEMRYDRILRAVAAGIVDAGLIIHESRFTYRDHGLVQVIDLGTWWEGETGLPVPLAGICVRNDVDDTTRANVERAIRASVRHAFDHPGASRAYVSAHAQEMSPEVCAQHIALYVNQHSLDIGDDGYEAIQRLIAV from the coding sequence ATGCGTGATCTGACGTTCGGGTATTCGCCGTGTCCGAACGACACGTTCGCGTTCCACGCGCTCACGTTCGGGCTCGTCGATGCACCGTTCCGCGTGAAGCCCGTGCTGCTCGACATCGAGGAACTGAACCGGCGCGCGCACGACGGTGAGTTCGACCTCACGAAGCTGAGCGTCGGCGCGTTCGCGGCCGTCGGCGATCGGTATCGCCTGCTTCGCAGCGGCGCGGCGCTCGGCCGTGGCGTGGGGCCGCTCGTCGTGGCGCGCGCGGCGATGTCGCTCGCCGATGCCGCACGCGGGCGCGTGGCGATACCCGGCCGCGAGACGACGGCGTATCGGTTGCTGCGCCTCGCGCTGGAACGACAGGGCGGGTCCCTGCGCGGCGAACCGGAACTTCCCGAGTTCGTGGAGATGCGCTACGACCGCATCCTCCGCGCCGTCGCCGCCGGCATCGTCGATGCCGGCCTCATCATCCACGAGAGCCGCTTCACGTATCGCGACCATGGTCTCGTGCAGGTGATCGACCTCGGCACGTGGTGGGAAGGCGAGACCGGGCTGCCGGTACCGCTCGCGGGCATCTGCGTGCGCAACGACGTGGATGACACGACACGCGCCAACGTCGAGCGCGCGATTCGCGCGTCGGTGCGCCACGCGTTCGATCACCCCGGCGCGAGCCGCGCGTACGTCAGCGCGCACGCACAGGAGATGTCGCCCGAAGTCTGCGCGCAGCACATCGCGCTCTACGTCAACCAACACAGCCTCGACATCGGCGACGATGGATACGAAGCGATCCAGCGATTGATCGCCGTGTAG
- a CDS encoding DUF1684 domain-containing protein, with protein MSLSLRSTGAMIAACLLYGCSTQPPQVDHTASLAAQRAAKDAMFAQAADSPVQPENRARFLPLAYYPIDAAWRTPASLAPLSDAESPAFEMPTSTGQRRQMRRAGKLRFSIHGETYVLTAFVSADDSTRQRLFVPFRDTTAGIETYPSGRYLDLDRTPTGLYDIDFNAAYQPYCYYDPTYDCPIPPPENRLAVPIRAGERMRDSLKLER; from the coding sequence GTGAGTCTTTCTCTCCGATCGACCGGGGCGATGATCGCGGCGTGCCTGCTGTACGGCTGCTCGACGCAGCCGCCGCAGGTCGATCACACCGCCAGCCTCGCCGCACAGCGCGCCGCCAAGGACGCGATGTTCGCGCAGGCGGCCGATTCGCCCGTACAGCCGGAGAACCGCGCGCGCTTCCTGCCGCTCGCGTACTACCCGATCGATGCGGCGTGGCGCACGCCCGCATCCCTCGCACCGCTGTCTGACGCCGAATCGCCCGCCTTCGAGATGCCCACCTCGACAGGCCAGCGTCGTCAGATGCGCAGGGCCGGCAAGCTGCGCTTCTCGATCCACGGCGAGACGTACGTGCTCACCGCGTTCGTGAGCGCCGACGACAGCACACGCCAGCGGCTCTTCGTGCCCTTCCGCGACACGACAGCCGGGATCGAGACATATCCCTCCGGCCGGTACCTCGATCTCGATCGCACGCCGACGGGCCTCTACGACATCGACTTCAACGCGGCCTATCAGCCGTACTGCTACTACGACCCGACGTACGATTGCCCCATCCCTCCACCCGAGAACCGTCTCGCGGTGCCCATCAGGGCCGGGGAGCGAATGCGCGACAGCCTGAAACTGGAACGGTGA
- a CDS encoding alpha/beta hydrolase: MIVTGHGPTLLVIPGIQGRWEWIRPAVEALARRHRVVSYSLAGEHGTVPPLAPASFDDLVRQAINALNRVTSGPAIACGISYGGLVAIRLAARFPERVRALVLASPLNADYTPDARISRMANHPYLLAPVFFGGSPRRVMPELRAAYGGAWHTRALAMLGLAVQAPQSPGRMAHRLHLLAGENLVHDCRQVHQPTLLVTGERGLDRIVPAEASCRMMDWLPNARHVTLDRTGHWGCVTRRDVFAEEVARFVETIP, translated from the coding sequence ATGATCGTCACGGGACACGGACCCACGCTGCTGGTGATCCCCGGCATCCAGGGACGCTGGGAGTGGATACGTCCGGCGGTCGAGGCTCTCGCGCGCCGCCATCGCGTGGTGAGCTACTCGCTCGCGGGCGAACACGGGACGGTGCCGCCCCTCGCGCCCGCGTCGTTCGACGACCTCGTCCGGCAGGCGATCAACGCGCTCAACCGCGTCACGAGCGGCCCGGCGATCGCGTGCGGCATCTCGTATGGCGGGCTGGTGGCCATCAGGCTGGCCGCGCGATTTCCCGAACGCGTGCGGGCGCTCGTGCTGGCGTCGCCTCTCAACGCCGACTACACGCCAGACGCGCGCATCAGCCGCATGGCGAACCACCCGTACCTGCTCGCCCCGGTGTTCTTCGGCGGATCACCCCGTCGCGTCATGCCGGAGTTGCGCGCTGCGTACGGCGGTGCGTGGCACACACGGGCGCTGGCGATGCTCGGGCTCGCCGTGCAGGCGCCACAGTCGCCCGGACGCATGGCGCACCGGCTGCACCTCCTTGCCGGCGAGAACCTCGTGCATGACTGCCGGCAGGTTCACCAGCCGACGCTGCTGGTCACCGGTGAGCGTGGACTCGATCGCATCGTGCCGGCCGAGGCGAGTTGCCGGATGATGGACTGGCTGCCCAACGCGCGACACGTGACGCTCGACCGCACGGGACACTGGGGCTGCGTGACGCGTCGTGACGTGTTCGCCGAGGAGGTGGCGCGCTTCGTGGAGACAATACCGTGA
- a CDS encoding RNA methyltransferase, translating to MNWPTALTDPGALRTQGLFVAEGRMVVQRILDGAAGGPEAIVSVMAVPAAVSALDLEGRLGDCLDVRTPAEMAAITGFSFHRGVLALVRRPRPLAVDEALDSGGPRRVLLIERLADADNVGSCFRNARAFGATCVLVDDRSADPLYRKAVRTSTGHVLDMSWAQAPIDELLDALTARGIVTIGLTPRATDSIERVHADMAGDASIAVLVGNEGDGLSAETLVRCDRLARIPMSPAADSLNVATAAAIALYVAFQRRQGQPMG from the coding sequence ATGAACTGGCCCACCGCCCTCACCGATCCAGGTGCGTTGCGTACGCAGGGGCTCTTCGTTGCAGAAGGTCGCATGGTGGTGCAGCGGATTCTCGACGGCGCGGCCGGTGGGCCAGAGGCGATCGTGTCGGTGATGGCGGTTCCGGCGGCTGTCAGCGCACTCGACCTCGAAGGGCGACTCGGGGATTGCCTCGACGTCCGCACGCCAGCCGAGATGGCCGCGATCACGGGCTTCTCGTTCCATCGCGGCGTGTTGGCGCTCGTGCGCCGGCCTCGACCGCTGGCTGTCGACGAGGCCCTCGACAGCGGCGGTCCGCGTCGCGTGCTCCTCATCGAGCGTCTTGCGGACGCCGACAATGTCGGCAGTTGCTTTCGCAACGCACGCGCGTTCGGCGCGACGTGCGTGCTTGTCGACGACCGATCCGCCGACCCGCTCTATCGGAAGGCGGTTCGCACGTCGACGGGACACGTGCTCGACATGTCCTGGGCGCAGGCACCGATCGACGAACTGCTCGACGCGCTCACCGCGCGCGGCATCGTGACGATCGGGCTGACGCCTCGTGCGACGGATTCGATCGAGCGTGTTCATGCTGACATGGCGGGTGATGCGTCGATCGCCGTGCTCGTCGGCAACGAGGGAGATGGACTGTCCGCCGAGACACTCGTCCGCTGCGACCGCCTCGCGCGCATCCCGATGTCGCCTGCCGCGGATTCCCTGAACGTCGCCACGGCAGCGGCGATCGCGCTGTACGTGGCCTTTCAACGCAGACAGGGCCAGCCCATGGGCTGA